The Cuculus canorus isolate bCucCan1 chromosome 10, bCucCan1.pri, whole genome shotgun sequence region CAGCTGTTGCCTGCTGAAGGCCTAGCCACATCCCGGCTGTGATAGCATACAGCAACACGTGTGGGAGCAGGGGATGGAGTTAGATGTGGGAGGCATTCGCAGCCTTCCAAGAGAGGCCAGAGCAGGCCGcagtgctgctggagatggCTGGTCGTGGGGCAGGAGTCACCCTGCGGGAGGCAGCGGCGCTGGTGGTGCACACAGGACTGCAAAGGACAAAAGGACTATCTCCTCCGTAGTATTGTTACCAGTCTCATGTTGTAGAGGTTTTTCCTCCTGGCTGGATGACATGAAGTTACAGGAAACCATATTGCCTGAAATCCCCTTTTTGCCTGTCTGCAAAGCCCAAATCTTCCCACCTCTCTCAGGTTCCTGGGAGGGTCAGTCAAAAAGTAGAAGTGAGGTTTACCTTTCAGCTTTGATGTAGGTGGTCTGTGTAGTAAGGTGGTCTATTGAATATTCCCTGGTCTGGGCTCCCATTGTGCCTCTCGCCATAAAGATCCACCCTCACAGGTCTAATATTGGTTAAGATAAAGGTTGCACTGTTACAAATGCCCTCTACCATCTGAGCTTTTCTTCAGCGATTTCACCTTGTGTAATGAACGGAATGTTAAAGATGTGATCTGTTACGAAACGTAAGGTGATAAAGATATTGAGGATTTCCTTAATGTGATGCGTGGGGAACCAAAATCAGGTAGTGTGGGTGTACTTGGCTTTGACATTTTCCAGCTTTCACTGCTTAAGTTTGCAGAATTAGCCTCTGTTCAGTGGACGGGTATGCAGGTACTCTATGTTTCTTAATGCTACTGTCCTGGCAGAGAGAATTTTATCCATCTCTGCGACCCTCacctggagaaaacagaagaaggcATCCCATACCATCTTGCTCTTGGGACCGGTACCCATGATTTTCCGGCGTTGTTTGGAGATGTAAAGGTAAGATACTTCATTTCATTCAaaaaactgaagtttttctgCAGAAGGTGGAAGTGTAGCTGTCTTCAAAACAAGAGTAAATGTGTAAGAATACCATCAACTGAGGAATGAACGGACAGGGGATGAGAATGTGTGTGTCCTTGTTGCTGTAAATATCAAGCAAAACTGAGGAGAATTGTTTCTGATTGTCTCTTTTTATCcagtgaaaatgcaaatgctgcAGTCTCTCTTCAGGTGGAACTCCCTTTTTAGAGGGCCTTCAAGCCAATAGTCATCTTTTACTAGTTTAGATGGGATGAAGGCTTTTGAGTGCTATATAGAAGGATGTTATTTTCCATAATTCTTCTTCATGGCATTTTTAGAATGATCATGAGAAGAACCACCTGTGGGAAGAGATTTTTGTTGACTGAAGGTGTTTGCATGCTCATGTTgatctttgtgtgttttttatgTACTGAATCGTGCAATTGACTCTTGTTCTGTTGAATATCATCCGCCTCAGTTTGTATGTGTTGGAGGAAATCCTTCACGGGTGAAAAGTTTTATTGCCTACGTAGCTGAAGAACTGGGGCTTGGGAGCCCTGGTAGTGACTATCCTAACATCTGACCCTTACGCAGTGTACAAAGTGGGACCTGTTTTGTCAGTCAGTGTGAGTACCTCACTTAAACAGATAGGCAACACATTTCAATTATTctattcaaagcagaaaatgtgaagGCATATTTCTCTTAAACACTTTAAGTAGACTGAGTCAGGTTTTTAAGTTTGTATCGGCCTGCTCAAAATAGTGCAGTCAGCTAATTAAGAATTCCTTCTCAGCCCTTTATTATAAGAGAGCAAATCTCTGAGACCTTCATTCCTTTcttgtctcctttttcctcagtgTACCACTGCAAGAATGTCCTTCTAAATTTTTTGATCAGGCTTCCTGTTGCCTTGTCCCTGTTCCGTATCCTGAATAATCGGAGAAAAGGATCACTTGATGCATGGGGGGTGCAGGAAAAAGAGGGCTGTATTGCATGCAGAGCTCAGTATCTGCAGTAGCATTGTCGAATGTGCTAACATGGCCTGAGAGTAGCATTCCATGGGACTTGTGCTCCCATGTATGCATTCTAAAACTTCATACCTTTAATTTGTAGATGTGATTACAGGCTTCAATTGCAATTGCATCGCTGTAGTATCTTTTGAGCTGTAATTATTGCTTTATGGTGAACGTGAAGGTGGACTCACATTTGCTGAGCTTTGTAGCTAAACCCCAGtatctgtgttttgaaagaataaCTATTCACTAGCACCTCAGTTTGCTAAAAAAAACATAGTGAGGGGGTTTTATGCGTTAAACGGCATTTCTGTGACGAAGTGGGTTCATCAGCTATTAGGAAAGGACACTACTTATGCTTGTAAGAATGTAAATATTGTATAACTAATGATTTTGAGGAATATTGTACTTTATCCATAGCCTATTAAAGCCAGTGAGAGTCTTTGTTTGCCTGTTTACCTGCCTTTCAGTAGGCCTAGAGGttagtttttttctgggagTGAATTAGGTGacatttgggggaaaaaaattatcagtaaGGAGATTCTGCCTGGCTCCTTTTTGCGTTGTCTGTGTGAATGTCGAAtatgaatttctgctttcatttcagcatgGTATGGGCATTCCTTCTATTTCAATCATGTCGCATGAGCTGATCAAACTGTTGTATTATGCCAAGTGTTCCAACGTAACCACTATTTGCATTGGCACTTCTGGTGGGATAggtattttcccttttgatttctttcttttcttcaaaccaAAGCATCTTTGTAGGAGAGTAGAGCATCTCTCTGCAAGTAGGTGGTTGATGGTCAGAACAGTTTCTTGCAGGAAACtgcaggattatttttcttccataactttgaaagaaaaggcaatatcTGCCTCTGGATAAACAAAATGCTGTCGTGTTGGAGATGTGACAACACAAGGAGAAGGATTTTTCTGCCCTGTGTGAAAAGTATGAGATAAGATAAAACATATGGACCAAACGGAAAAGCTTTGTTCCTTCAGAATTGATTTGTAATGAAGCAGCTAGGCATGCAGAAACAATCTCTTGGTGAATTCAGAGGCAAAATTGCCACCTTTAGAAGAAGCAGGATTGGGTCAAGATGTGTGCTTTGTCTGTGGAAACAAAGGATTAACTGCATTGAAAAGCCACGTCTGTGTCTTTTTCCTGCGGGTCTAGAGCCAGGCTCAGTGGTTGTAACCCGGCAGTCTGGAGGTACCCCCTTCAAACCTCAATTTGAAGAGGTTGTTCTGGGAAAGACCGTAATTCGCAGTACAAACCTCGATGAACAGCTAGCTAAGGAACTGATGCAGTGCGGGAAAGAAATCGGTCGATTCAATACAGTAATTGGAAACACGAGGTGCACTTTGGATTGCAGTGGAGGTGAGGCCAGCCACAGGTTAACAGAAGTGTATTGGTCAGCAGCAAGAGATGAATATTGGATAGTATTTTAACATGAAAGTTCCAGTTCACTGAAAGGAATATGTTCCCTACTTTGGGTTGTCTTGTCAGCCGTAATGAGCCCATTTTTCATATGCATAAGGTCAAGCATTTTGCTTAGCAAAATTTTAGGTGACATTTTGCTTGTATTGAACTTCTGATTTTATGGAGGTTTCTCCCCCACAGCTCTAAAAGATCCTTTGGAATATGCATAGTCTACGATACGCTTCTCATGTACTTGTCAGTTGTGTATGTTTATCCCAGTTTCTGTGATGTGCTGAGGCGTCCTAGAGAGTTAGAGGAGTGAGAATGATTTGTGgatgttttggggttgttttgttttcgggttttttttgaaCTGGTTGAGTATCTAAACTTTTCTAAGAGAAAAGTTCTCTTTTCTAAGAGAAGTGTTAGAACTTGTTTCCCTTGCACCtttggagcagagcagcaatcAGCCAACcgaagaaaatattttgttgagtTGCATCAATGCTGCTGTGTAGGAAGGGCAGACTTTTGAGGCTTACTTTGGATAGACATGCAGATGCATTTTGGATCACCCAAGTCTGTTCACAAACATCTTTCACATCTCGTGGTACTACTTCCTGTAGCTTCTGCTGGATAGGGTGGAAAGGGTACAGTGCTAAGGGGAACACGTGGTTTTCCTAATAGTGCTCAAGCTTGGTCAGGAGCAGACACTGTCAGTTTGTGTATCTCCTCAGCACATCAGAGCAGCCCGTAGCTCAGAGGTGCCTGTGAGGTGAGTCTGGTTGAGGTGTTCAGCGAGGCTCTGCCCTGGAGCTAGGGTCTcggtttctttcctcttcccatggtctcctctccccagttccctctcTGCCAGGGCCCGTCTCGGCCCCCAGTCCTGTGCAGGACGGGACTGCCCAAGGAGCACGGTGGGAGGCCAGgcctgcagctctccctgccctgctgcccaaCGAGCTGCTTTGGGAGGGCTCTCCAAAGCTCACTGGGGGCTTTTCCCTGGGCAAAGTCCTGGGTTCAGAGCTTTCGTTGCACctgctgcccctcagcccctctaCCTGTCTCGCCTCCCTCAGccaggtctggagcaccttcgAAAGAGACAGCCCTGCTTACCAGGCAGAGATCTGTATCCCCATCCCGGGACAGCTGCTGGGACGTCTCAtcttttactgcttttgcaAGAGCTGGGAGATCAGATGGGGGGCTTTGGATGCTCTTCATTACCTCTTCAGATTcttccagcagcaaaactgtcagaggagctggggtgggctgcctccctccacacacacagaCCTTTCCTCGTGTGCCTGCTTCTCTCGCTGAGTATTGCAAGGGAGTTCTCTGGTGCTTCTGGAAGTCATCCGTGAAAGTCTGCCAGATACCAGACCTCCTTGGCCCCAcacacccccaagtccttctcgtCAGGGCAtctctcaatcacatcgtcccccACTCTGTACTGAAAACGAGGATTGGCCCGACCCAGGTttaggaccttgcccttggccttattgaacgtcatgaggttctcatagccccacttctccagcctgtccaggtccctctggatgacatcccgtccttccagtgtggcaactgcaccactcagcttggtgtcatcaccaagagaaagagcaaagctgaTGCACTTGGAGCAGCGCTGGCTGTTGTCCTTCAACAGTTGGACTTTATTTTCAGCCGAGTGACTGCTCCCAGGGAGTGGTGTTTGACAGCCTGGAGACCCTCTTTGCACTCAACATGGCGTCTGCTCTCTTCTGCCTGCTTAAAGCTGTCAGAAAACAACCTCATATCTATTTTGTGAACCTGTCCCAGGATTATGCTTCTTGGAAAGCCGGGGTGGCAGCGGTGAAAGATGAGAAAGGTGAGGCTCTTCATCGCCTTGCCTCTCAACTATTCTCTCTCAAGCCCTCAAGCTTTCCCACGTGTATTTCTGTCTCCAGCAGAGCTtgcaggaaatgtttttattacttcttCAACCTTCCACATCAGTGTAGGCAGCACTCAGCTCGTGACTGCTTGCAGCTGTAAGGCTGACCTTACTCTCTAGCGTTAGAACTTGGGCAAGCAATTGTGGCTCATTAATTAGCCACCAGGCAGCTGTTCACAGCATTGGTGCAGGTGAGCCAGGCAAGGACAGGAGCTCGCTGACTGGGGGAAGTTTGGGGGATGATTTGAATTTGGAGCAGGGCTGTGAGCTCCCCACTGTCTCCTGGTAGGATGATGGGCTGGGTTAGGACAGAGCTGTAAATCCTCACGGTTTCTCCTCTGGTCTGTGCCGAAGAGTGGGAGTGGGAAGAAGCTACCGGGAGGGAGAAAGAATGTCTCTGGGAGGTGAATGAGGAAAAATACGACTTCCTCACTGTGGAGGAGAAAACTCGGCTTAGTAACAACATACGACAAGTTCAAcgtgagaggagaaagaggtcTGTAAGCCTTCCGGGGTAAATCACCAAGACAGTATCCGTGAAGGGTTTCCCTGCTCCGGAGACCTTGGTTGAGCTCAGAGAGGTTACAGAGCAAAGGCCGCAAGTGTCTAGGACAAGTGGCACAAGGACAGCTGGGTCCACCTAAATGTTTCCCAGCGGAGGAAGGATGAGAacctcttccctctgttttaGTGGCAAGCCCTCTGATGTAGACactggctgcagggagctgtgctctgtgctggccTTGCTTCTGAGTGTTTCTAAGTTAGTGGATTGTCATCTGCAGCCCCTTCTTCACCAAACTAGATGGATTGTCAGTAGGCATGAGGTGCAGCGATGCTGGCTTGCTGTGAGGGAGGTTCAGAGGCCCTTGTTTTTTGTCGAGAAAGGAAGACGTGCACAACTCAATATGAGTTACAAGCAGGCTCCgtttattgccttcagatagcTCAGTTATATACAGCGTGAGTTAATTATGCCTACTAGTCCTACTCTAATTGGCGAAGAAGCCTAAGGGTTAGGTTTTTGCATGAGTCCTGCTACTTGCGGTTTCAGCTTAAGctagtttctcattctttctacaGCTAGTTCCCTAAGGTTATTTATGGAGCTAGTCAAGGCCGCAGTGTCCTTGCCAGTTCGCGCTATCCCCATGATTGTGCAGCTTCTCGGTACTCCTCCATTCGGTCTATTGTGCAGGCCTATGCCTTGCTTGAAcgtagcatttttaaagagccatgtccttgttcttcGAGCCATTCTCCAACACCAGAGGAGCACAATATCCCATGAGCAGGCAGTTCAGGATTAATTAGAAGGTTTTCAGCTACTCCTGATGTCTGCCTGTGGTCTGCTTGGTGTTGTGCGCTCTGATTTATCGAGTGCTACAACACTGCAGCTGTTTGATACCAATATATTCAGAACTAGTTTTGCAAGTGctctctaatttagagaagCCATCCAGGAAGCCCAGAGCAGTGcataaacaagaagaaacagcttctgctttgcttaGCTTTGAAGCCACTGACCCGCTGTGACTGtggcaggggcagcaggagtCACGTTGCCGCTGGCCTGCCGAGGTTTCTAGCTGGCTGTGCAGGCATGTAGAAGTTCAAAACTAACCATCAGCTACTACAGGCTCTCCACCTTGGACTACACGCTGCTTGCTTGTCTCGTCTGaccagcttcactgcttttGATGAGGCTACAAAAGCCAATAAGGTTTCAAGAAACTGCTGTATAGGAGTGAAAAACATCTTGTGCCGTTCTACCCAAGAGAGGATAGAAACCGCAGACAGATGATCTGGGTTCACTTTCTGTGTTTCATCTTGTTCAAGCAGCTGCCTCCATTCAGGGTCCTGTTCTCTCATCTGTGGATGAGACTGTTTCCCTGTTCCCCCAAGGGATGCTGTAGTTTCTAACCATGAAAAGCATCTGATATATCAAGAAAAAAGACTTCTAGAAGGGTACAAGCTAATAGAAACAGTAAATAGAGACGAAAAATTGAAAATGCATCAGAAAGGGAAGTTCAGgttgttttctctcatcttccGTTTCTTGTAGCAACCTGGTGATGTCCTGACTCTTCAGTACAAGCctctttctctaaaaaaaatctgccccCTGCCACTCAGCGTTGTCTCATACAACCTGGTCTTAGACACTAGatttgaagctgctgaaggaaacATAAGATCATCTGAACTGGGGAAACACATCTTGGCTGTAATACATGAAGAGAAGGGAGCAGGCTGCTGGGTCTGGGCAAGCCATGTGGTAAAGGTGTCTCTTGGAAGCTGTCCTAGTGCTCCAGCAGCCGTCTTGAGGTAACCGCAAGAGCTGCTTGGTGTCTTTGAGGGCAGGTCTTCCTTCGAGAAGGCTGAGGAGCCTGGCACCTGCCCTGTTGTTAGTGGAGGGTGTTGGGGACAGTCTGTTCTAAACGTGTGTTGTAGGAACAGCCACCACTTCTGTGCTGTGCCCGTCACTGGCCCCAGCAAGAGTGAGGATGCAGTGCCGCTGGGCTTGTGTTGAGCGTGAGGGTAAAGGAGTTCCTGTGGAGTCAGGGCGAAAGGCCCTGTGTTTCCAGGGTGCTGATTTGGTTATGCGTTTGGCCCACAGCTCTTGTAGGCCCAGAATTCCGTAGAACaagatttctttccctcttgtACTGATGAAGAGCACAGAGATATTAGCCTAAGATGGTCTCAGAGATGAGTGTGCTTGCAGGCAGGCACACACTGTAAAGGAAATGAAGGATGAACTGAGAAGCCCACATGGAGGGCCCGCTTTGAGCATTTACACGTTTTATGTTATTACGCGTTGGGGCTTCATCACACAGTGGTTAATACTCTTCATGTCCTTGCAGCCTGTGAAGCTGGAGGCAGGGGAGGAATGTCACCTCTCCATCAGATTTAATCCTGCTTGTGAAGAAGGTTTGACTAGCAGGGAGGTagagaaggttctgaagatACAGTTTCTGGAGCACCCTCATGAGGAGCAGGTCTCTGTTCGGAGAGAAGTCTACTTTCCGAGTCTCCGTATCCAGACCACAGCCCTGGACTTTGGCTGCATCGTGAATGACACTGAAGCAG contains the following coding sequences:
- the LOC128853198 gene encoding LOW QUALITY PROTEIN: uncharacterized protein LOC128853198 (The sequence of the model RefSeq protein was modified relative to this genomic sequence to represent the inferred CDS: inserted 2 bases in 1 codon), with translation MLLSGQRELTGPREDTEKLSVPGLKQRCQGENFIHLCDPHLEKTEEGIPYHLALGTGTHDFPALFGDVKFVCVGGNPSRVKSFIAYVAEELGLGSPGSDYPNXSDPYAVYKVGPVLSVSHGMGIPSISIMSHELIKLLYYAKCSNVTTICIGTSGGIGLEPGSVVVTRQSGGTPFKPQFEEVVLGKTVIRSTNLDEQLAKELMQCGKEIGRFNTVIGNTRCTLDCSGAVRKQPHIYFVNLSQDYASWKAGVAAVKDEKEWEWEEATGREKECLWEVNEEKYDFLTVEEKTRLSNNIRQVQRERRKRSPVKLEAGEECHLSIRFNPACEEGLTSREVEKVLKIQFLEHPHEEQVSVRREVYFPSLRIQTTALDFGCIVNDTEAVRYTEMSNCSPLPVRYRWLFLTDGPASQMRFSPPASQCFITPQPPQENIAQSEGSASAESSSREEAAEEPAKGLGAAGDTLQKPADANDSLEAKVDFLLQPQVCLVAGPATGHRASAGEKHKA